In one Achromobacter spanius genomic region, the following are encoded:
- a CDS encoding xanthine dehydrogenase family protein molybdopterin-binding subunit, giving the protein MTRSAQFSRRSFLQGSLGALTLAVTSKGLITTAWAEDTNAKQYGADSMPGGTVDDPLVFVSIAADGTVTIVAHRAEMGTGVRTSLPMVVADEMEARWDRVKVVQAEANEARYGNQNVDGSRSVRHFLMPMRRVGAAARQMLEAAAAARWSVPVSQVKAVQHEVLHQPTGRRLTYGDLAADAAKQPVPMGDALKLKVRAEFRYIGKDQVRLVDLEAIGKGQATYGMDMRLPGMVYAVVARPPVVGGKLRRFNSAKALSVPGVLKLVEIPAMKGAPAFQPLGGVAVVARNTWAAHQGRDALEIEWDDGPNGNYDSTSYRQTLEAAARQPGKPIRNEGDAAQAWAQAPEDARLAAEYYVPHLAHASMEPPVATVRINGKTAEVWTSIQNPVAARDAVAARLRLEPANVKVNVLLLGGGFGRKSKPDFVDEAAIVAQAMPEGTPVKLVWTREDDIHHDYLHTVSIERLEAVLDKTGQVQSWLHRSAAPTIASLFSEGAKGQQMFESAMSAINMPYRISNVRVETAEVEAHARIGWFRSVANIPHAFAAQCFIAELAQRAGRDHKEFALDLIGPARQLDPGTMADTWNYSESPERYPYDTGRLRGVIEAACAGAGWGRTLPKGHGLGLAFCYSFMSYTATVVEVAVDDKGQVRIVAVDMAMDCGPQVNPERIRAQMEGGAIMGLSLALTSEITFENGRVKQSNFHDYEVLRHNASPRVIRTHLVNDDHALPPGGVGEPPVPPVAPALCNAISAATGKRIRSLPVRTVVDKWKPLTSGSFEKPALGTQKDTICCWRQ; this is encoded by the coding sequence ATGACACGTAGCGCTCAATTTTCCCGGCGCAGCTTTTTGCAAGGCAGCCTGGGCGCCCTCACCTTGGCCGTTACCTCCAAGGGATTGATCACCACAGCCTGGGCGGAAGACACCAATGCGAAGCAGTATGGCGCTGACAGCATGCCCGGAGGCACCGTCGACGACCCGCTGGTTTTCGTCAGCATCGCCGCCGACGGCACCGTCACCATCGTCGCGCACCGCGCCGAAATGGGCACGGGAGTGCGCACCAGCCTGCCCATGGTGGTGGCCGACGAGATGGAAGCGCGCTGGGACCGCGTAAAGGTCGTGCAGGCGGAAGCCAACGAAGCCCGCTACGGAAACCAGAACGTGGACGGCTCACGTAGCGTCCGCCACTTCCTGATGCCCATGCGGCGCGTGGGTGCAGCCGCCCGCCAGATGCTCGAGGCCGCCGCGGCCGCGCGGTGGTCCGTGCCCGTCTCTCAGGTCAAAGCCGTACAGCATGAGGTGCTGCATCAGCCTACCGGACGCCGTTTGACCTACGGCGACTTGGCGGCCGACGCCGCCAAGCAGCCCGTGCCCATGGGCGATGCGCTCAAACTCAAGGTCCGGGCCGAGTTCCGGTACATCGGAAAAGACCAGGTCCGCCTAGTTGACCTGGAGGCTATCGGAAAAGGCCAGGCGACCTACGGCATGGATATGCGTCTGCCCGGCATGGTCTATGCCGTGGTGGCGCGCCCGCCTGTCGTCGGCGGCAAACTGCGCCGCTTCAACAGCGCCAAGGCGCTAAGCGTGCCTGGCGTGCTGAAGCTTGTCGAAATTCCCGCGATGAAGGGCGCACCGGCCTTCCAGCCACTGGGTGGTGTCGCGGTCGTTGCGCGCAACACCTGGGCCGCCCACCAGGGCCGCGATGCGTTGGAGATCGAATGGGACGACGGTCCCAATGGCAACTACGATTCGACGAGCTACCGCCAAACTTTAGAGGCGGCGGCGCGCCAGCCCGGCAAGCCGATACGTAACGAAGGCGACGCCGCGCAAGCCTGGGCTCAAGCGCCCGAAGACGCGCGTCTGGCTGCCGAATACTACGTACCGCATCTGGCCCATGCCTCGATGGAACCGCCGGTGGCAACGGTGCGGATCAACGGCAAGACAGCCGAAGTCTGGACTTCGATCCAGAACCCGGTTGCCGCACGCGATGCCGTGGCCGCCCGCCTGCGCCTTGAGCCCGCCAACGTCAAAGTGAACGTTTTGCTATTGGGCGGAGGGTTCGGCCGCAAGTCCAAGCCCGACTTCGTGGATGAAGCCGCCATCGTCGCCCAAGCCATGCCCGAAGGCACACCCGTCAAACTGGTGTGGACGCGCGAGGACGACATCCATCACGACTACCTGCATACCGTCTCCATCGAACGGCTGGAGGCCGTCCTGGACAAGACAGGGCAGGTCCAGTCCTGGTTGCACCGCAGCGCCGCCCCCACCATTGCGTCGCTCTTCTCAGAAGGCGCCAAAGGCCAGCAGATGTTCGAGTCCGCCATGTCTGCGATCAACATGCCGTACCGCATTTCGAACGTAAGGGTAGAGACGGCCGAAGTGGAAGCGCATGCCCGCATCGGATGGTTTCGCTCGGTCGCCAACATCCCGCATGCCTTTGCGGCCCAGTGCTTCATTGCCGAACTCGCCCAGCGCGCGGGCAGGGACCACAAGGAATTCGCGCTTGACCTTATCGGCCCGGCCCGCCAGCTCGACCCTGGAACAATGGCCGACACGTGGAATTATTCCGAATCGCCCGAGCGCTATCCCTACGACACGGGCCGCCTTCGCGGTGTCATTGAAGCGGCATGCGCGGGTGCCGGGTGGGGCAGAACACTGCCCAAGGGACACGGCCTTGGCCTGGCATTCTGCTACAGCTTCATGAGCTACACGGCCACCGTGGTCGAGGTTGCCGTAGACGACAAAGGCCAAGTGCGCATCGTTGCCGTGGACATGGCGATGGACTGCGGCCCACAGGTCAACCCTGAACGCATCCGCGCACAAATGGAAGGTGGCGCCATCATGGGCTTGAGCCTGGCGCTAACCAGCGAGATCACCTTCGAGAATGGCCGCGTGAAGCAAAGCAACTTCCACGACTACGAAGTGCTGCGCCACAATGCGTCACCGCGCGTGATCCGGACGCATCTGGTCAATGACGACCACGCCTTGCCGCCCGGCGGCGTGGGCGAACCGCCGGTACCTCCCGTGGCGCCCGCGCTGTGCAACGCCATATCCGCCGCAACCGGCAAGCGGATTCGCAGCCTGCCCGTGCGCACCGTGGTTGATAAATGGAAACCGTTGACGTCCGGGTCCTTCGAGAAGCCTGCTCTTGGCACGCAGAAGGACACCATCTGCTGCTGGCGACAGTAG
- a CDS encoding Bug family tripartite tricarboxylate transporter substrate binding protein, translating to MHAITARLALGANCSRIAPRARQLAAAALALGLATGPLTALADDAAFPSKPITMVVPYPPGGPTDIVARLVAAEMSKTIGQNIVVDNKPGASGMIGADLVARAAPDGYTFLANASLHVINPYIYKSMRYDAFKDFAPITQLADVPLVLVVPQTGKARTVQELIAQGKKQPLNFGSAGSASAQQLAGESFKVRSGLQMQHVPYKGSAPALTDLVGGQIQLMFDSMPSAMPFIKSGKLRAVAVTTARRVDELPDVPTMAESGFPGFDISTWYGLWAPKGTPPEIVAKLADHAARALKQPNVVTQYTALGAKPVGSDPATFARFNVSEGQKWGDIVKAAQITPQ from the coding sequence ATGCATGCCATCACCGCCCGACTCGCCCTTGGGGCGAACTGCTCCCGCATAGCCCCACGCGCCAGGCAACTGGCCGCCGCCGCACTGGCCTTGGGCCTTGCCACCGGTCCATTGACCGCGCTGGCCGACGACGCTGCGTTTCCCTCCAAACCCATCACCATGGTCGTCCCCTATCCGCCGGGCGGCCCGACGGATATCGTGGCGCGCTTGGTGGCGGCGGAAATGTCCAAGACCATTGGCCAGAACATCGTCGTTGACAACAAGCCGGGCGCAAGCGGCATGATCGGCGCTGATCTCGTGGCGCGCGCCGCGCCGGATGGCTACACCTTCCTGGCCAACGCATCCCTGCACGTGATCAATCCGTATATCTACAAGTCGATGCGCTACGACGCCTTCAAGGATTTCGCGCCCATCACCCAGTTGGCGGACGTGCCCTTGGTGCTGGTGGTGCCACAAACCGGCAAGGCTCGTACCGTTCAGGAGCTGATTGCGCAGGGCAAGAAGCAGCCGCTCAATTTCGGATCGGCCGGGTCCGCATCGGCGCAGCAGCTTGCGGGAGAGTCCTTCAAGGTGCGCTCCGGATTGCAGATGCAGCATGTGCCCTACAAGGGCAGCGCGCCGGCATTGACGGATCTGGTGGGCGGACAGATCCAGCTGATGTTCGACTCCATGCCTTCGGCCATGCCGTTCATCAAGTCGGGAAAGCTGCGCGCGGTGGCGGTCACGACCGCGCGGCGGGTGGATGAACTTCCCGACGTGCCGACCATGGCGGAATCCGGCTTTCCGGGATTCGATATCAGCACCTGGTATGGCCTGTGGGCACCCAAGGGCACGCCACCCGAGATCGTGGCCAAGCTGGCCGACCATGCCGCGCGAGCACTCAAGCAGCCCAACGTCGTGACGCAGTACACGGCGCTGGGCGCCAAGCCGGTGGGTTCGGACCCGGCCACGTTCGCGCGCTTCAATGTGTCCGAGGGACAGAAGTGGGGCGATATCGTGAAGGCGGCGCAGATAACACCGCAATAG
- the ribA gene encoding GTP cyclohydrolase II RibA gives MSNASHPEKAAPHSGATVRAEVRLPVRLNDGNEAVAVLFTFYGLADGKEHIALKFGKPGARPLVRLHSECLTGDVFGSLRCDCGPQLQEALGLLHSEGGYLLYLRQEGRGIGLYSKLDAYRLQENGRDTFAADRELGHYSIDSRDYTSAAQMLHAMGITRIELLSNNPDKSLQLGRHGIQVECRRTGVYANPHNLAYLQAKVDQTNHALPMGLPFINHPNSCEC, from the coding sequence ATGAGCAATGCATCACATCCTGAGAAGGCTGCGCCGCACTCAGGAGCGACTGTGCGAGCGGAGGTACGTTTGCCAGTTCGGCTGAATGATGGCAATGAAGCTGTCGCCGTTCTGTTCACCTTTTATGGTCTTGCAGACGGGAAAGAACATATTGCGCTGAAGTTTGGCAAGCCCGGCGCCAGGCCGCTGGTGAGGCTGCATTCAGAATGTCTAACAGGCGACGTCTTTGGGTCGTTGCGCTGTGATTGTGGCCCGCAACTTCAAGAGGCTTTAGGGCTTTTGCATAGTGAAGGCGGGTACTTGCTCTACCTGCGGCAAGAGGGGCGAGGCATCGGGCTGTATTCCAAGCTCGACGCGTACCGTTTGCAAGAGAATGGGCGCGACACCTTTGCCGCGGATCGAGAGCTTGGTCACTACAGCATTGACAGTCGCGATTACACGTCGGCGGCTCAGATGCTACACGCCATGGGAATCACGCGCATCGAGCTACTGAGCAATAATCCGGACAAATCGTTGCAGCTCGGACGGCATGGCATTCAAGTGGAATGCCGGCGAACCGGCGTGTACGCCAATCCTCACAACCTTGCATATCTTCAGGCCAAAGTGGATCAGACGAACCACGCCCTGCCGATGGGCCTTCCGTTCATCAATCACCCGAATTCATGTGAGTGCTAG
- a CDS encoding c-type cytochrome, producing the protein MSPPTPRHLPGWRVFPVLAAALLCVPGSLTVAAEPTNADAGRALFLKGSTPACAVCHTMADAGAKGTIGPNLDELKPDAQRVMQAVRNGIGVMPAFDALSDGDVEALANYVAKATGAAQ; encoded by the coding sequence GTGTCCCCCCCTACACCGCGCCACCTTCCCGGGTGGCGGGTATTCCCCGTGTTGGCGGCGGCTCTGTTGTGCGTACCGGGCAGTTTGACCGTCGCCGCGGAGCCGACCAATGCCGACGCTGGCCGCGCGCTGTTCCTGAAGGGTTCAACGCCGGCCTGCGCCGTTTGCCACACAATGGCCGACGCGGGCGCCAAGGGGACCATCGGACCCAATCTGGACGAGCTCAAGCCAGACGCGCAGCGAGTCATGCAGGCCGTACGCAACGGCATCGGCGTCATGCCGGCTTTTGACGCGCTAAGCGATGGGGATGTAGAGGCGCTTGCGAACTATGTGGCCAAGGCAACCGGTGCGGCACAGTAG
- a CDS encoding XdhC family protein has translation METVDVRVLREACSWHAEGHHLLLATVVKTWGSSPRPVGSMMALRADGRCVGSVSGGCIEDDLIHRYTRAYKARSIPQGAPELVRYGVTADEAHRFGLPCGGTLELLLEFQPDFEALDTLVQQLERGQLVQRTVHVATGAVTLTPTSAPEALRFDGATLSCTLGPQYRMLLIGAGMLAEYLATMALFNDFSVTVCDPRVEHLHSWSVPGVSITREMPDDAVHALRPDPRTCIVALSHDPKLDDLALLEAIHSPAFYVGAIGSRRNTRSRRQRFIEHFGETTESLAHLHAPVGIYIGSKTPAEIAVSIMAEILAVKNGVALPARLSVENVKHPLAPIVSAV, from the coding sequence ATGGAAACCGTTGACGTCCGGGTCCTTCGAGAAGCCTGCTCTTGGCACGCAGAAGGACACCATCTGCTGCTGGCGACAGTAGTGAAAACCTGGGGTTCGTCTCCGCGTCCGGTTGGCTCCATGATGGCGCTGCGTGCAGACGGGCGATGTGTCGGTTCCGTTTCTGGCGGCTGCATTGAAGATGACTTGATACACCGATACACCCGTGCCTACAAAGCCCGCTCGATACCGCAAGGCGCTCCTGAACTGGTGCGCTACGGCGTTACCGCTGACGAAGCACACCGTTTCGGACTGCCTTGTGGCGGCACGCTGGAGCTGCTACTGGAATTTCAACCGGACTTCGAAGCGCTCGACACCTTGGTTCAACAGTTGGAAAGGGGGCAACTCGTCCAACGCACCGTGCATGTGGCCACTGGTGCGGTGACATTGACCCCAACCTCAGCGCCCGAAGCCCTGCGCTTCGACGGCGCCACCCTCTCCTGCACATTAGGGCCGCAGTACCGAATGCTGCTCATCGGCGCCGGGATGCTGGCGGAATACTTGGCGACCATGGCCTTGTTCAACGATTTTTCGGTGACGGTCTGCGATCCGCGAGTCGAGCACCTGCACTCCTGGTCGGTACCCGGCGTATCTATCACCCGCGAAATGCCGGATGACGCTGTGCATGCCCTGCGTCCCGACCCACGCACATGCATTGTGGCCCTGAGCCACGATCCCAAGCTTGATGATCTTGCTCTGTTGGAGGCGATTCACAGCCCCGCCTTCTATGTCGGCGCCATTGGTTCGCGCCGTAACACGCGAAGCCGCAGGCAAAGGTTCATTGAACATTTTGGCGAAACCACAGAGTCCCTAGCCCATTTGCATGCACCCGTGGGCATTTATATCGGCAGCAAGACGCCCGCCGAAATCGCCGTGAGCATCATGGCAGAAATTCTTGCGGTAAAAAACGGCGTTGCCTTGCCTGCGAGGCTGTCTGTCGAAAACGTAAAGCACCCGCTAGCCCCTATCGTGAGCGCCGTGTAG
- a CDS encoding LysR family transcriptional regulator, whose product MIDNMPDLNLVRLFVAMVESRNLSAAAVRCGMTRSNMSHRLKRLELDLGAQLFRRTTRHVELTQAGQLLYQHGIRLLDEMRAVQAAIDSLDGTVRGDVRIRLPTGLGHLYLAPVLLEFARAHPDISLRVHINDGIGDLISAEVDMALKITSSPPEDHVARRVCGIQWCLCASPAFLAQTEPVQKVEHLGRCDLIAPQSLGRRFDLRLKQEHGDPLILRVTPRLQSGDYPFLRDAVLAGLGVALLPRYAVWKQLRDQELLEVLPEFEPEGVGNAIYLLTAPNRFPSMATRVLADFIREHIERHVQDWAVTSPAARPSRASMPDSPGKRT is encoded by the coding sequence ATGATTGACAATATGCCGGACCTGAACCTGGTCAGACTCTTCGTGGCAATGGTGGAATCACGCAATCTGAGCGCCGCCGCCGTGCGCTGCGGCATGACGCGATCAAACATGTCGCATCGGCTCAAGCGGCTTGAGCTGGACCTGGGCGCGCAGCTTTTCCGGCGCACCACCCGGCACGTCGAGCTGACACAGGCCGGCCAGTTGCTCTATCAGCACGGCATCCGTCTGTTGGACGAGATGCGCGCCGTGCAAGCCGCCATCGACAGCCTGGACGGAACCGTCAGGGGCGACGTGCGCATCCGGCTGCCGACGGGCCTGGGTCATCTGTACCTGGCGCCCGTGCTGCTTGAATTCGCGCGCGCGCATCCCGATATTTCGCTGCGCGTGCATATCAACGATGGCATCGGAGACCTGATCTCCGCCGAAGTCGACATGGCGCTGAAGATCACCTCATCGCCGCCCGAGGACCATGTGGCGCGCCGCGTATGCGGCATCCAATGGTGCCTGTGCGCCTCGCCGGCATTCCTGGCGCAAACCGAGCCGGTGCAGAAGGTAGAGCACTTGGGGCGATGCGATCTGATTGCCCCGCAGTCCCTGGGCCGCCGCTTTGACCTGCGCTTGAAACAGGAGCACGGCGACCCGCTGATCCTGCGCGTGACGCCCAGGCTGCAATCGGGCGACTATCCGTTCCTGCGGGACGCGGTCCTGGCGGGGCTGGGCGTGGCCTTGCTGCCCCGCTACGCGGTATGGAAACAGTTGCGCGACCAGGAACTGCTTGAAGTGCTGCCCGAGTTCGAGCCCGAAGGCGTTGGCAACGCCATCTACCTGCTCACCGCGCCCAACCGCTTTCCGTCGATGGCGACGCGCGTGCTTGCCGACTTCATTCGCGAGCATATTGAGCGGCATGTGCAGGACTGGGCCGTCACGAGTCCCGCCGCCCGACCGTCGCGTGCGTCCATGCCCGACTCTCCGGGCAAGCGCACATGA
- a CDS encoding sulfite oxidase: protein METLPPNLARRRLLAGSAGALAAVGLGATGAVCAADAIANPTATKAAPAAKPLPPYAAWKDADSVIVHSANTIETKRSAFGDGIITPSRQLYVRNNLPPPAESILDDRDAWTVEIAGVEQPRTLTVGELKALGVETLAMVLQCSGNGRGFFPHKPSGTPWKVGAAGCVMWSGIPVRTLVEHLGGLKGKPTYMTGTGGEVLPEGLDPMTLLVERSVPREAMQDAMLAWEMNNEPLSLAHGGPLRLIVPGYTGVNNVKYIKRLAFTDEQSRAKIQQTGYRLTPMGAKSGPDQPSVWAMEPKSWITAPGTDGQALKAGRTVVRGVAFGGMHAVKRVEVSIDGGKTWKEASLIGPDLGKYAWRQFALPIDLPAGQHMLVSRVEDTAGNVQMEKRFENVRGYINSSWQDHGLAVDVS, encoded by the coding sequence ATGGAGACACTTCCCCCGAACCTTGCCCGGCGGCGCCTGCTGGCCGGCAGCGCCGGCGCCCTTGCCGCCGTTGGCCTGGGCGCCACAGGTGCCGTCTGTGCGGCAGACGCAATCGCTAACCCCACCGCGACCAAAGCCGCCCCCGCAGCCAAGCCCTTGCCCCCCTACGCGGCATGGAAAGACGCCGACAGCGTCATCGTTCATAGTGCCAACACGATCGAAACCAAGCGCAGTGCCTTTGGTGACGGGATCATCACGCCATCACGCCAACTTTACGTACGCAACAACCTTCCGCCGCCCGCCGAGTCCATCCTGGATGACCGCGATGCATGGACCGTCGAGATTGCCGGCGTGGAGCAACCGCGCACCCTGACCGTGGGGGAACTCAAGGCATTGGGCGTGGAAACGCTGGCCATGGTGCTGCAATGCTCCGGCAACGGCCGCGGTTTTTTTCCGCACAAGCCCAGCGGCACGCCTTGGAAGGTAGGCGCGGCCGGCTGCGTCATGTGGTCAGGCATTCCGGTGCGCACCTTGGTCGAACACCTGGGTGGCCTGAAGGGCAAGCCCACTTACATGACAGGCACAGGCGGTGAAGTTTTGCCTGAAGGCCTCGACCCCATGACCTTGCTTGTTGAGCGTTCGGTGCCGCGGGAAGCCATGCAAGATGCCATGCTGGCCTGGGAAATGAACAACGAGCCTCTGTCGCTGGCCCACGGCGGCCCACTGCGGCTGATCGTTCCTGGCTATACCGGCGTCAACAACGTCAAGTACATCAAGCGCCTTGCCTTTACCGACGAACAGAGTCGCGCGAAGATCCAGCAAACCGGCTATCGGCTGACTCCGATGGGCGCCAAATCTGGCCCTGACCAGCCCTCCGTTTGGGCCATGGAGCCCAAATCCTGGATCACCGCGCCTGGTACGGATGGGCAGGCCCTGAAGGCGGGACGCACCGTCGTGCGCGGCGTGGCATTTGGGGGCATGCATGCGGTCAAGCGGGTGGAGGTCTCGATAGACGGCGGCAAGACCTGGAAAGAGGCTTCGCTTATCGGGCCGGACCTTGGCAAATACGCGTGGCGACAGTTCGCGCTACCCATCGATCTTCCCGCAGGACAGCACATGCTGGTCAGCCGCGTCGAAGACACAGCGGGCAACGTGCAGATGGAAAAGCGATTTGAAAATGTACGGGGGTATATCAACAGTAGCTGGCAGGATCACGGCTTGGCTGTCGATGTGTCATGA
- a CDS encoding NADPH:quinone oxidoreductase family protein, with protein MRALICQRHGPVEDVLPGDMPDAPAPGPHEVTVAVEFASVSHATKLLIEGRYQSRPPLPFAPGTEAAGRVIACGAEVTRLKPGDKVVALSRWGCYAERLTLPEYTVYPVPDDLPLLSALPIPISYGTAWCALLWRAAMQPGDTVLVLGAGSGVGLAAVEIASSLGATVLACASTDAKRQAALAAGAAHAFAADENMVQAVKAASGGRGADVVLDAVGGDAFERSVRAAAANARMVSVGFASGRVPDVPLNLLLVKNIALHGFFFGRYIGWTPADERIVHAPAMQRTMSTLFDWARSKRIRPAVTAVYPITGLAAALAALESRQVVGKVAITITTETNPCMPSPPDSPLGRTAPA; from the coding sequence ATGCGCGCGCTGATCTGCCAACGACATGGTCCGGTTGAGGACGTCTTGCCGGGCGACATGCCGGACGCTCCGGCCCCTGGCCCCCACGAAGTCACGGTTGCCGTGGAATTCGCAAGCGTCAGCCACGCGACCAAGCTGCTGATCGAAGGGCGCTATCAAAGCCGGCCACCTCTGCCATTCGCGCCTGGCACCGAAGCGGCCGGGCGCGTCATTGCTTGCGGGGCGGAAGTCACGCGCCTGAAGCCGGGCGACAAGGTGGTGGCGCTGTCGCGCTGGGGCTGCTACGCCGAACGCCTGACCTTGCCCGAGTACACGGTCTATCCCGTGCCCGACGACTTGCCGCTGCTGTCTGCCCTGCCCATACCCATTTCCTATGGAACTGCCTGGTGCGCCTTGCTGTGGCGCGCCGCCATGCAGCCTGGCGACACCGTGCTGGTGTTGGGGGCCGGGTCTGGCGTCGGCTTGGCGGCGGTGGAGATTGCCTCGTCGCTGGGCGCCACGGTGCTGGCCTGCGCCAGCACGGATGCCAAGCGCCAGGCCGCGCTGGCCGCGGGCGCCGCGCATGCGTTCGCCGCTGACGAAAACATGGTGCAGGCGGTCAAGGCGGCAAGTGGCGGGCGCGGCGCCGACGTGGTGCTGGATGCCGTGGGCGGCGACGCGTTTGAGCGCAGCGTGCGCGCGGCGGCGGCCAATGCGCGGATGGTCTCGGTGGGCTTCGCCAGCGGCCGCGTTCCCGATGTGCCACTGAACCTGTTGCTGGTGAAGAACATTGCCCTGCATGGGTTTTTCTTTGGCCGCTACATCGGCTGGACGCCTGCTGACGAACGCATCGTCCACGCGCCCGCCATGCAGCGGACGATGTCCACTTTGTTTGACTGGGCCCGCAGCAAGCGGATCCGGCCAGCTGTAACGGCGGTCTATCCGATCACCGGTCTTGCCGCAGCACTCGCCGCCCTGGAAAGCCGACAAGTCGTCGGCAAGGTGGCGATCACAATAACGACGGAGACAAACCCATGCATGCCATCACCGCCCGACTCGCCCTTGGGGCGAACTGCTCCCGCATAG
- a CDS encoding (2Fe-2S)-binding protein, producing the protein MTPIQINGQAKDIDAPSETPLLWALRDELGMTGTKFGCGMALCGACTVHMDGAPIRSCVTPLSATAGHSITTIEGIEADAVGQAVQQAWIEQNVAQCGYCQAGQIMTAVSLLKSTPRPTDQDIEDAMSGNICRCGTYPRIRAAIQLAAERLAHGSKQ; encoded by the coding sequence ATGACCCCCATTCAAATCAACGGCCAGGCGAAGGACATCGACGCGCCAAGCGAAACGCCCTTGCTCTGGGCCCTGCGGGACGAGCTTGGCATGACGGGCACCAAGTTCGGATGTGGCATGGCATTGTGCGGGGCCTGTACCGTGCACATGGACGGAGCACCTATCCGTTCCTGCGTTACGCCCCTTTCGGCCACGGCGGGCCACAGCATCACCACGATCGAAGGGATAGAGGCAGACGCGGTGGGTCAAGCCGTGCAACAAGCCTGGATAGAACAGAACGTTGCTCAATGCGGCTACTGCCAGGCAGGCCAGATCATGACGGCGGTAAGCCTGCTGAAATCCACCCCCCGGCCCACCGATCAAGATATCGAAGACGCGATGAGCGGCAACATCTGTCGTTGCGGCACCTACCCCCGCATCCGCGCCGCCATCCAGCTGGCTGCCGAGCGCCTGGCCCATGGGAGCAAACAATGA
- a CDS encoding CaiB/BaiF CoA transferase family protein has protein sequence MPTTPIDPSSGPHSAPRSSPYAGLRVLDLSQGIAGPYCAQILWQQGADVVKVEPPDGDWGRHVGVVREGQSALSIAYNVGKRGVCVDARQPRGKALLAQMAQQADVLIQNFRPGVAERMGVGYDSLAQRCPGLVYVSISGYGPDGPSSNAPASDSVMQADSGLMFANQTPEGEPRRIGLLMADIATALYAAQATSAALYQQAREGRGQHVQLSLFQACAALQVNDILAFGMAGARAAGAVSAPNGVFGTADASLSVLALNNDQFARLCRALERTDWLADPALSSNEGRMAQRERLHRELAAQLATQPAAHWVERFTREDVLHARVRDYDSLAAHPQAAHIGLLEPLSQPGGEPLPFARVPGAAARRPLQAAPEIGQHTVAVLTEWGVAPADIQSMLDMGVLRQAPSAQGGH, from the coding sequence ATGCCGACCACGCCGATCGACCCTTCTTCCGGCCCGCATTCAGCCCCGCGTTCATCCCCCTACGCAGGCCTGCGCGTGCTGGACCTCAGCCAGGGAATCGCGGGCCCCTATTGCGCCCAGATACTCTGGCAGCAAGGCGCGGACGTTGTGAAGGTGGAGCCCCCGGACGGCGATTGGGGCCGCCATGTCGGCGTCGTGCGGGAAGGGCAGAGCGCGCTGTCGATCGCCTACAACGTGGGCAAGCGCGGTGTATGCGTGGATGCCCGCCAGCCACGGGGCAAGGCCCTGCTGGCGCAGATGGCACAACAGGCCGACGTCCTGATCCAGAATTTCCGCCCCGGCGTGGCCGAACGCATGGGCGTGGGCTACGACAGTCTGGCCCAGCGCTGCCCGGGCCTTGTGTACGTGTCCATCAGCGGCTACGGGCCGGATGGCCCCAGCTCGAACGCACCCGCGTCGGACTCGGTGATGCAGGCCGACAGCGGGTTGATGTTCGCGAACCAGACGCCCGAGGGCGAGCCGCGCCGAATCGGTCTGCTGATGGCCGACATCGCCACGGCGCTGTATGCCGCGCAGGCCACCAGCGCCGCGCTGTATCAGCAGGCGCGCGAGGGCCGCGGCCAGCATGTGCAGTTGAGCCTGTTCCAGGCCTGCGCCGCATTGCAGGTCAACGACATCCTGGCGTTCGGCATGGCGGGCGCACGCGCCGCGGGCGCGGTGAGCGCGCCCAACGGCGTGTTCGGGACGGCAGACGCAAGCCTGTCGGTCCTGGCGCTGAACAACGACCAGTTCGCGCGGCTTTGCCGTGCGCTGGAACGCACCGACTGGCTGGCCGACCCGGCGCTATCCAGCAACGAGGGGCGCATGGCGCAACGCGAACGACTTCATCGCGAATTGGCCGCTCAACTTGCGACGCAGCCTGCCGCGCACTGGGTGGAGCGCTTCACGCGCGAAGACGTGTTGCATGCAAGGGTCAGAGACTACGACAGCTTGGCCGCTCACCCGCAGGCCGCGCATATCGGTCTGCTGGAGCCGCTGTCGCAGCCCGGCGGCGAACCCTTGCCATTCGCGCGCGTGCCGGGCGCGGCTGCGCGCCGGCCGTTGCAAGCCGCGCCCGAGATCGGTCAGCATACGGTTGCCGTGCTGACGGAGTGGGGGGTAGCGCCTGCAGACATTCAGTCCATGCTGGACATGGGTGTACTGCGCCAAGCGCCGTCTGCTCAAGGGGGGCACTGA